The following proteins come from a genomic window of Streptomyces sp. Sge12:
- the trpS gene encoding tryptophan--tRNA ligase, with protein sequence MASDRPRALSGIQPTSGSFHLGNYLGAIRQYVALQETHDAFYMVVDLHAITMPQDPKDLRANTRLSAAQLLAAGLDPERCTLFVQSHVPEHAQLGWVMNCITGFGEASRMTQFKDKSAKGGVNSASVGLFTYPILQVADILLYQANAVPVGEDQRQHIELTRDLAERFNQRYGRTFTLPAAHIVKEVAKIYDLQDPAIKMSKSASSPKGLINLLDEPKVTEKKIKSAVTDTGSEIRFDSEKKPGVSNLLTIYSTLTGETIPELEAKYEGKGYGALKTDLAGVMVDFVTPFKQRTQEYLDDPETLDSLLAKGAEKARAVAAETLAQAYDRLGLLPAKH encoded by the coding sequence ATGGCTTCTGATCGTCCTCGCGCGCTCTCCGGCATCCAGCCCACCTCCGGCTCGTTCCACCTCGGGAACTACCTCGGAGCCATCCGCCAGTACGTCGCCCTGCAGGAGACGCACGACGCCTTCTACATGGTGGTCGACCTGCACGCGATCACCATGCCGCAGGATCCGAAGGACCTGCGCGCGAACACCCGGCTGTCCGCCGCCCAGCTGCTCGCCGCCGGCCTGGACCCCGAGCGCTGCACGCTCTTCGTCCAGAGCCACGTGCCCGAGCACGCGCAGCTCGGCTGGGTCATGAACTGCATCACCGGTTTCGGTGAGGCCAGCCGCATGACCCAGTTCAAGGACAAGTCCGCCAAGGGCGGCGTCAACAGCGCCAGCGTCGGCCTGTTCACGTACCCGATCCTCCAGGTCGCCGACATCCTGCTGTACCAGGCGAACGCGGTCCCCGTCGGCGAGGACCAGCGCCAGCACATCGAGCTGACCCGCGACCTGGCGGAGCGCTTCAACCAGCGCTACGGCCGGACCTTCACCCTGCCCGCCGCGCACATCGTCAAGGAGGTCGCGAAGATCTACGACCTCCAGGACCCGGCGATCAAGATGTCGAAGTCCGCGTCGTCCCCCAAGGGCCTGATCAACCTCCTCGACGAGCCCAAGGTCACCGAGAAGAAGATCAAGAGCGCGGTCACCGACACCGGCTCGGAGATCCGCTTCGACTCCGAGAAGAAGCCCGGCGTCAGCAACCTGCTCACGATCTACTCCACCCTCACGGGCGAGACGATCCCCGAGCTGGAGGCGAAGTACGAGGGCAAGGGATACGGCGCGCTGAAGACCGACCTGGCCGGTGTGATGGTCGATTTCGTCACACCTTTCAAGCAGCGCACCCAGGAGTACCTCGACGACCCCGAGACGCTGGATTCCCTTCTGGCCAAGGGCGCGGAGAAGGCCCGTGCGGTCGCCGCGGAGACCCTCGCGCAGGCCTACGACCGCCTCGGTCTGCTGCCCGCCAAGCACTGA
- the glyA gene encoding serine hydroxymethyltransferase yields the protein MSASRHPALFAADPELASFVAAEEVLQAQTLRLIPSENYVSAAVLEASGTVLQNKYSEGYPGRRYYEGQQNIDRVEALAVERAKGLFGVDHANVQPYSGSPANLAVYLAFAKPGDTVMGMALPMGGHLTHGWGVSATGSWFRGVQYGVRADTGLIDYDAVRDLALAERPKLIFCGGTALPRTIDFAAFAEIAREAGSILVADVAHIAGLIAGGAHPSPADHVDVISTTTHKTLRGPRGAMLMCREEHAKAIDKAVFPGLQGGPHNQTTAGIAVALHEAAQPSFVSYAHAVVANAKALAAALLQKGFDLVSGGTDNHLILIDLTGKDVPGKIAAKALDRAGIVVNYNTVPFDPRKPFDPSGVRIGTPSLTSRGLSTEHMPVVADWISRAVDAAAKGDEQALAAIRAEVTDLMAAFPAPGLPLA from the coding sequence ATGTCCGCGAGCCGCCATCCCGCCCTGTTCGCCGCCGACCCCGAGCTGGCCTCGTTCGTCGCGGCGGAAGAAGTACTGCAGGCGCAGACCCTGCGCCTGATCCCCAGCGAGAACTACGTGTCCGCGGCCGTCCTCGAAGCCTCCGGCACCGTGCTGCAGAACAAGTACAGCGAGGGCTACCCGGGCCGCCGCTACTACGAGGGCCAGCAGAACATCGACCGCGTCGAGGCGCTGGCCGTCGAGCGGGCCAAGGGCCTGTTCGGCGTGGACCACGCCAACGTGCAGCCGTACTCCGGCTCGCCCGCCAACCTGGCCGTGTACCTGGCCTTCGCGAAGCCCGGCGACACCGTGATGGGCATGGCCCTGCCGATGGGCGGGCACCTGACGCACGGCTGGGGCGTCTCGGCGACCGGTTCCTGGTTCCGGGGCGTCCAGTACGGCGTCCGCGCGGACACCGGCCTGATCGACTACGACGCGGTGCGCGACCTGGCCCTCGCCGAGCGGCCCAAGCTGATCTTCTGCGGCGGCACCGCCCTGCCGAGGACCATCGACTTCGCCGCCTTCGCCGAGATCGCGCGCGAGGCGGGCTCGATCCTGGTCGCGGACGTGGCGCACATCGCCGGCCTGATCGCGGGCGGCGCGCACCCGTCCCCGGCGGACCACGTCGACGTCATCTCGACCACCACCCACAAGACCCTGCGCGGTCCGCGGGGCGCGATGCTGATGTGCCGGGAGGAGCACGCGAAGGCCATCGACAAGGCGGTCTTCCCGGGCCTCCAGGGCGGCCCGCACAACCAGACGACGGCCGGTATCGCGGTGGCGCTGCACGAGGCCGCGCAGCCGTCGTTCGTCTCGTACGCGCACGCGGTCGTCGCCAACGCCAAGGCGCTGGCCGCGGCGCTGCTGCAGAAGGGCTTCGACCTGGTCTCGGGCGGTACGGACAACCACCTGATCCTGATCGACCTGACCGGCAAGGACGTACCGGGCAAGATCGCCGCCAAGGCCCTGGACCGGGCGGGCATCGTCGTGAACTACAACACGGTGCCGTTCGACCCGCGCAAGCCGTTCGACCCCTCGGGGGTGCGGATCGGCACGCCGTCGCTGACGTCCCGCGGCCTGTCCACCGAGCACATGCCGGTGGTGGCCGACTGGATCTCGCGCGCCGTCGACGCCGCCGCGAAGGGGGACGAGCAGGCCCTCGCCGCGATCCGCGCGGAGGTCACGGACCTGATGGCCGCCTTCCCGGCCCCGGGCCTGCCGCTCGCGTAG
- the rocD gene encoding ornithine--oxo-acid transaminase has translation MSTTADAIRSADAHSAHNYHPLPLVVASAEGAWMTDVEGRRYLDMLAGYSALNFGHGNRRLIDAARAQLERVTLTSRAFHHDRFAEFCTELAALCGKEMVLPMNTGAEAVETAVKTARKWGYEVKGVPDGHAKIVVAADNFHGRTTTVVSFSTDHDARDHFGPYTPGFEIVPYGDLTALAHAVTENTVAVLLEPIQGEAGVLVPPAGYLRGVRELTRERNVLFMADEIQSGLGRTGRTFACEHEGVVPDVYILGKALGGGVVPVSAVVADRDVLGVFRPGQHGSTFGGNPLACAVALEVIAMLRTGEFQGRATELGEHLHRELNLLVGGGAVTAVRGRGLWAGVDIDPSRGTGREISEKLMELGVLVKDTHGSTIRIAPPLVISKEDLDWGLSQLRSVLGA, from the coding sequence GTGTCGACAACTGCTGATGCCATCCGCTCCGCAGACGCGCACAGCGCGCACAATTACCATCCGCTGCCCCTGGTCGTCGCGTCCGCGGAAGGCGCCTGGATGACCGATGTCGAGGGCCGCAGATACCTCGACATGCTCGCCGGGTACTCGGCCCTCAACTTCGGGCACGGCAACCGCCGTCTGATCGACGCCGCCCGTGCCCAGCTGGAACGGGTCACGCTCACCTCGCGCGCCTTCCACCACGACCGCTTCGCCGAGTTCTGTACCGAGCTGGCCGCACTGTGCGGCAAGGAGATGGTGCTCCCCATGAACACGGGGGCGGAGGCCGTGGAGACGGCGGTGAAGACCGCCCGCAAGTGGGGCTACGAGGTCAAGGGCGTCCCGGACGGGCACGCCAAGATCGTGGTCGCCGCCGACAACTTCCACGGGCGGACCACGACCGTCGTCTCCTTCTCCACGGACCACGACGCCCGCGACCACTTCGGGCCGTACACGCCGGGCTTCGAGATCGTCCCGTACGGGGACCTCACCGCGCTGGCGCACGCCGTCACCGAGAACACGGTGGCCGTGCTGCTGGAGCCGATCCAGGGCGAGGCGGGGGTGCTGGTGCCGCCCGCCGGGTACCTGCGCGGCGTAAGGGAGCTGACCCGCGAGCGGAACGTCCTGTTCATGGCGGACGAGATCCAGTCGGGGCTGGGGCGGACGGGCCGGACCTTCGCGTGCGAGCACGAGGGCGTCGTCCCGGACGTGTACATCCTCGGCAAGGCGCTCGGCGGCGGCGTGGTGCCGGTGTCGGCCGTCGTCGCCGACCGGGACGTGCTGGGGGTGTTCCGGCCCGGTCAGCACGGGTCCACCTTCGGCGGGAACCCGCTCGCCTGCGCCGTCGCCCTGGAGGTGATCGCGATGCTCCGGACCGGAGAGTTCCAGGGCCGCGCCACCGAGCTGGGCGAGCACCTGCACCGTGAGCTGAACCTGCTGGTCGGCGGGGGCGCGGTGACCGCCGTACGCGGCCGCGGGCTGTGGGCGGGCGTCGACATCGACCCGTCGCGGGGCACGGGCCGGGAGATCTCCGAGAAGCTGATGGAGCTCGGGGTGCTCGTGAAGGACACCCACGGGTCGACGATCCGGATCGCCCCGCCGCTGGTGATCAGCAAGGAGGACCTGGACTGGGGCCTGTCCCAGCTCCGGTCGGTGCTCGGCGCGTAG
- a CDS encoding glutathionylspermidine synthase family protein, which produces MERHTIEPRPGWQKTVEEQGVIYPLTRYPDDSLRPYWDESAYYSFSLPEVEALENVVEELHAMCLAAAAHIVEHDRFDDLGITDPKLAALIAESWRRRAEQPSLYGRFDLRYDGTGSPAKMLEYNADTPTSLVEAASPQWFWMEERFPGADQWNSLHERLVDAWRRQAELLPPGPLHFAHSETDELGEDLMTVAYLQETAEQAGLDTQALSVEQIGWDSLSGRFVDEKLRFIRSCFKLYPWEWLATDTFGPQVLGTYDHGGGSGTTCWIEPLWKMLLSNKALLAILWELFPEHPNLLPAYLDGPRELAEPGSTGYVAKPLLGREGAGVTLHEAGGGGEPFVPEEGERYCFQGLAPLPDFDGNRVVLGAWVVEDEAAGLGIRESAGPVTDEYARFLPHVIL; this is translated from the coding sequence ATGGAGCGGCACACCATCGAGCCCCGCCCCGGCTGGCAGAAGACGGTCGAGGAGCAGGGGGTGATCTACCCCCTCACCCGCTACCCCGATGACTCCCTGCGGCCCTACTGGGACGAGAGCGCGTACTACTCCTTCTCGCTCCCCGAGGTCGAGGCCCTGGAGAACGTCGTCGAGGAGCTGCACGCCATGTGCCTCGCCGCGGCCGCGCACATCGTCGAGCACGACCGCTTCGACGACCTCGGCATCACCGACCCGAAGCTGGCCGCGCTGATCGCCGAGTCCTGGCGGCGCCGCGCCGAACAGCCCTCCCTCTACGGCCGTTTCGACCTGCGCTACGACGGCACCGGCAGCCCGGCCAAGATGCTGGAGTACAACGCCGACACCCCCACCTCCCTCGTGGAGGCCGCCAGCCCCCAGTGGTTCTGGATGGAGGAGCGCTTCCCGGGCGCCGACCAGTGGAACTCGCTCCACGAGCGCCTCGTCGACGCCTGGCGGCGCCAGGCCGAGCTGCTCCCGCCCGGCCCGCTGCACTTCGCGCACTCCGAGACCGACGAGCTGGGCGAGGACCTGATGACGGTCGCCTACCTCCAGGAGACCGCCGAGCAGGCCGGCCTGGACACCCAGGCGCTCTCCGTCGAGCAGATCGGCTGGGACAGCCTGTCCGGGCGGTTCGTGGACGAGAAGCTCCGCTTCATCCGCTCCTGCTTCAAGCTCTACCCGTGGGAGTGGCTGGCGACGGACACCTTCGGCCCGCAGGTGCTCGGCACGTACGACCACGGCGGCGGCTCCGGCACCACCTGCTGGATCGAGCCCCTGTGGAAGATGCTGCTGTCCAACAAGGCGCTGCTCGCGATCCTGTGGGAGCTCTTCCCGGAGCACCCCAACCTGCTGCCCGCCTACCTCGACGGCCCGCGCGAACTGGCCGAGCCCGGCTCCACCGGCTACGTGGCCAAGCCGCTCCTCGGCCGTGAGGGCGCGGGGGTCACCCTCCACGAGGCGGGCGGGGGCGGCGAGCCCTTCGTACCGGAGGAGGGGGAGCGGTACTGCTTCCAGGGCCTGGCCCCGCTGCCCGACTTCGACGGCAACCGGGTGGTGCTCGGCGCGTGGGTCGTCGAGGACGAGGCGGCGGGGCTCGGCATCCGCGAATCGGCGGGGCCGGTCACGGACGAGTACGCCCGCTTCCTGCCCCACGTCATCCTCTAG
- the pdxR gene encoding MocR-like pyridoxine biosynthesis transcription factor PdxR, which translates to MTESWATFGADLHLDLTAGRRLRAGLTEALREAARSGRLAAGTRLPSSRTLAADLGIARNTVAEAYAELVAEGWLTARQGSGTRVAERARPRRPAAAGPVRRPARRGPAYSLVPGSPDLGGFPRAAWLSAARRALTAAPNEAFGYAADPRGRVELRQALAGYLARARGVYADPERIVLCAGFLHGLTLLAGVLRARRVREVAVEGYGLDFHRDLLARAGLRTRPLGVDGEGARTGELTAAAGAVLLTPAHQFPTGVALTPARRAAAVDWARTTGGLILEDDYDGEFRYDRQSVGALQGLDPDRVVYLGTASKSLAPGLRMGWMVVPPGLLEEVLAAKRPTDWACGALDQLTLAEFITSGAYDRHVRGMRLRYRRRRDALVAAVGDRVGVSGIAAGLHAVLDLPEGLERSVLQSAAWQDLALHGLGRFRHPEAGALPARDAVVVGYGTPSDSAWAPTLAALAAALP; encoded by the coding sequence ATGACGGAATCGTGGGCCACTTTCGGCGCCGACCTGCACCTGGACCTCACCGCCGGACGCCGGCTGCGGGCCGGGCTCACCGAGGCGCTGCGCGAGGCCGCGCGCAGCGGGCGGCTCGCGGCCGGGACCCGGCTCCCGTCCTCGCGCACCCTCGCCGCAGACCTGGGCATCGCCCGGAACACGGTCGCCGAGGCGTACGCCGAGCTCGTCGCCGAGGGCTGGCTGACGGCCCGCCAGGGCTCCGGCACCCGCGTCGCCGAACGGGCCAGGCCGCGCCGGCCCGCCGCGGCCGGACCCGTACGGCGCCCCGCGCGCAGGGGGCCCGCGTACAGCCTGGTGCCCGGCTCCCCGGACCTGGGCGGCTTCCCGCGCGCGGCCTGGCTGTCGGCCGCCCGCCGGGCCCTGACCGCCGCGCCGAACGAGGCCTTCGGCTACGCGGCCGACCCGCGCGGCCGAGTCGAGCTGCGGCAGGCACTGGCCGGCTACCTGGCGCGGGCGCGCGGGGTGTACGCGGACCCCGAACGCATCGTGCTCTGCGCCGGCTTCCTGCACGGGCTGACCCTGCTGGCGGGCGTGCTGCGGGCGCGGCGGGTGCGGGAGGTGGCCGTGGAGGGGTACGGCCTGGACTTCCACCGCGACCTGCTGGCGCGGGCGGGCCTGCGGACGCGCCCGCTGGGCGTGGACGGGGAAGGGGCCCGGACGGGGGAGCTGACCGCGGCGGCGGGCGCGGTGCTGCTGACCCCGGCGCACCAGTTCCCGACGGGCGTGGCCCTGACTCCGGCGCGGCGCGCGGCCGCGGTCGACTGGGCCCGGACCACGGGCGGGCTGATCCTGGAGGACGACTACGACGGGGAGTTCCGCTACGACCGCCAGTCGGTCGGCGCGCTCCAGGGCCTGGACCCGGACCGGGTGGTGTACCTGGGCACGGCCAGCAAGTCACTGGCCCCGGGGCTGCGGATGGGCTGGATGGTGGTCCCGCCGGGGCTGCTGGAGGAGGTGCTCGCCGCCAAGCGGCCCACGGACTGGGCGTGCGGCGCGCTGGACCAGCTGACGCTGGCGGAGTTCATCACCTCCGGGGCCTACGACCGGCACGTGCGCGGGATGCGCCTGCGGTACCGGCGGCGCCGGGACGCGCTGGTGGCGGCGGTGGGGGACCGGGTGGGCGTGTCGGGGATCGCGGCGGGGCTGCACGCGGTGCTGGACCTCCCGGAGGGGCTGGAACGGTCGGTCCTGCAGTCGGCGGCCTGGCAGGACCTGGCCCTGCACGGGCTGGGGCGGTTCCGGCATCCGGAGGCGGGTGCGCTGCCCGCGCGGGATGCGGTGGTCGTGGGGTACGGGACGCCGTCGGACAGTGCGTGGGCGCCGACGCTGGCGGCCCTGGCGGCGGCCCTGCCGTGA
- a CDS encoding carboxymuconolactone decarboxylase family protein, with protein MTTTHEHAPEHTPRLQMAKLAPEVYKAVLALEIASKKGLDPSLVELVKIRASQLNHCAFCLDMHTKDAIAAGESVERIVQLGAWEESRHFYTEKELAAIEFTEAVTVLTDGFVPDEVYEKAAKQFEERELAQLIAVIATINVWNRIGVTTRLVPGHYTPGMYK; from the coding sequence ATGACGACCACACACGAACACGCCCCCGAGCACACCCCGCGCCTGCAGATGGCGAAGCTCGCCCCGGAGGTCTACAAGGCCGTCCTGGCCCTGGAGATCGCCTCCAAGAAGGGTCTGGACCCCTCCCTGGTCGAGCTCGTCAAGATCCGCGCCTCCCAGCTCAACCACTGCGCCTTCTGCCTCGACATGCACACCAAGGACGCGATCGCCGCAGGTGAGAGCGTCGAGCGCATCGTCCAGCTGGGTGCCTGGGAGGAGTCGCGGCACTTCTACACCGAGAAGGAGCTCGCCGCGATCGAGTTCACCGAGGCGGTCACCGTCCTGACGGACGGCTTCGTGCCGGACGAGGTCTACGAGAAGGCCGCCAAGCAGTTCGAGGAGCGCGAGCTCGCCCAGCTGATCGCCGTGATCGCGACGATCAACGTCTGGAACCGCATCGGCGTCACCACCCGCCTGGTTCCGGGCCACTACACCCCGGGCATGTACAAGTAG
- a CDS encoding malate dehydrogenase, whose protein sequence is MTRTPVNVTVTGAAGQIGYALLFRIASGHLLGADVPVKLRLLEIPQGMKAAEGTAMELDDCAFPLLAGIDIFDDPNQGFDGANVALLVGARPRTKGMERGDLLAANGGIFKPQGQAINAHAADDIKVLVVGNPANTNALIAQASAPDVPAERFTAMTRLDHNRAISQLAAKTGAAVSDIKRLTIWGNHSATQYPDIFHAEIAGKNAAEVVNDELWLADTFIPTVAKRGAAIIEARGASSAASAANAAIDHVHTWVNGTAEGDWTSMGIPSDGSYGVPAGLISSFPVTCKDGKYEIVQGLDINEFSRTRIDASVQELAEERDAVRELGLI, encoded by the coding sequence ATGACCCGCACTCCCGTGAATGTCACCGTCACCGGCGCCGCCGGCCAGATCGGCTACGCGCTGCTCTTCCGCATCGCTTCCGGTCACCTGCTCGGCGCGGACGTGCCGGTCAAGCTCCGTCTTCTGGAGATCCCCCAGGGCATGAAGGCCGCTGAGGGCACCGCCATGGAGCTCGACGACTGCGCCTTCCCGCTGCTCGCCGGCATCGACATCTTCGACGACCCGAACCAGGGCTTCGACGGTGCGAACGTCGCGCTGCTCGTGGGCGCCCGCCCGCGTACCAAGGGCATGGAGCGCGGCGACCTGCTCGCCGCCAACGGCGGCATCTTCAAGCCGCAGGGCCAGGCCATCAACGCGCACGCCGCGGACGACATCAAGGTCCTCGTCGTGGGCAACCCGGCCAACACCAACGCGCTCATCGCGCAGGCCTCCGCCCCGGACGTACCGGCCGAGCGCTTCACCGCGATGACCCGCCTGGACCACAACCGCGCGATCTCGCAGCTGGCCGCCAAGACCGGTGCCGCCGTCTCCGACATCAAGCGCCTGACCATCTGGGGCAACCACTCGGCGACCCAGTACCCGGACATCTTCCACGCGGAGATCGCCGGCAAGAACGCCGCCGAGGTCGTCAACGACGAGCTGTGGCTGGCCGACACCTTCATCCCGACCGTCGCCAAGCGCGGCGCCGCGATCATCGAGGCCCGTGGCGCGTCCTCGGCCGCCTCGGCCGCCAACGCCGCCATCGACCACGTCCACACGTGGGTCAACGGCACCGCCGAGGGCGACTGGACCTCGATGGGCATCCCGTCGGACGGCTCCTACGGCGTCCCGGCCGGTCTGATCTCCTCCTTCCCCGTCACCTGCAAGGACGGCAAGTACGAGATCGTCCAGGGCCTGGACATCAACGAGTTCTCCCGCACCCGCATCGACGCCTCCGTCCAGGAGCTGGCGGAGGAGCGCGACGCGGTCCGCGAGCTCGGCCTGATCTGA
- a CDS encoding short chain dehydrogenase encodes MNAKTQKVLLIGAHGTLGRAVHTALRDRGHRVVTASRKGADVHVDITDPDSVRAMYEQVAQRVGDIDAVACAAGSVPWRPLAELSTDDIRGGLEGKAVSQIELVRQGARHLPAHASYTLVTGILAREPLLTGSVAALVNGAVEAFVRAAAIELPGRQRINAVSPTVFEESLDAYGDTFAGFDAVPVARAANAYVKSVEGHRTGQIFLVE; translated from the coding sequence ATGAACGCGAAGACGCAGAAGGTCCTCCTGATCGGCGCACACGGAACCCTGGGCCGGGCGGTCCACACGGCCCTGCGCGACCGCGGCCACCGGGTCGTCACCGCCTCCCGCAAGGGCGCCGACGTCCACGTCGACATCACCGACCCCGACTCCGTCCGCGCCATGTACGAGCAGGTGGCGCAGCGGGTGGGGGACATCGACGCCGTGGCGTGCGCGGCCGGCAGCGTGCCGTGGCGCCCGCTCGCCGAGCTGAGTACGGACGACATCCGCGGCGGCCTCGAAGGCAAGGCCGTCAGCCAGATCGAGCTGGTCCGCCAGGGCGCCCGGCACCTGCCCGCGCACGCCTCGTACACGCTGGTCACCGGCATCCTGGCCCGCGAGCCCCTGCTCACCGGCTCGGTGGCCGCCCTGGTCAACGGCGCCGTCGAGGCCTTCGTGCGCGCCGCCGCCATCGAACTGCCGGGCCGGCAGCGCATCAACGCCGTCAGCCCGACCGTCTTCGAGGAGTCCCTCGACGCGTACGGGGACACCTTCGCGGGATTCGACGCCGTCCCGGTCGCCCGCGCGGCGAACGCCTACGTCAAGTCCGTGGAGGGGCACCGGACGGGCCAGATCTTCCTGGTCGAATAG
- a CDS encoding LysR family transcriptional regulator, producing MLDVKRMVILRDLAEHSRVTAVADLHGVTPSAVSQQLRALEAEAGAVLVEKDGRGLRLTPAGAALAAACEPVLAALERAEGAVRALDTEPIGDLAVGCAPSALATVAAPLVAELAVRHPRLRPRIVQADPEEALPLLRGRRLDLAVTYAYPLLGAPPAAGTTAVPLFADPLCLALPRALLPAYEREGLAALGACAWVAAPAPSSCREMLLHACRNAGFTPRIAHECGDLRSGLWLVATGQAVSILPKLLCDAPPAGVAVRELPGPGRTLDALVRAGTETQPAVAAALAALTALTSAGAPAGSGAPTAASGR from the coding sequence ATGCTTGATGTGAAGCGCATGGTCATCCTGCGGGACCTGGCGGAACACTCCCGGGTGACCGCCGTCGCCGACCTGCACGGGGTCACCCCCTCCGCCGTCTCCCAGCAACTGCGCGCCCTGGAGGCCGAGGCCGGAGCCGTCCTCGTCGAGAAGGACGGGCGCGGGCTGCGGCTGACCCCCGCCGGCGCCGCGCTGGCCGCAGCGTGCGAACCGGTGCTCGCCGCCCTGGAACGGGCCGAGGGAGCCGTGCGCGCCCTCGACACCGAGCCGATCGGGGACCTCGCCGTCGGCTGCGCCCCCAGCGCGCTGGCCACGGTGGCCGCCCCGCTCGTCGCCGAGCTGGCCGTACGCCACCCCCGGCTGCGCCCGCGCATCGTGCAGGCGGACCCGGAGGAGGCGCTGCCGCTGCTGCGCGGGCGCCGCCTGGACCTGGCGGTGACCTACGCCTACCCGCTGCTCGGCGCTCCGCCCGCGGCCGGGACCACCGCGGTGCCGCTCTTCGCGGACCCGCTGTGCCTGGCACTGCCGCGGGCCCTGCTCCCCGCGTACGAGCGGGAGGGGCTCGCCGCGCTGGGCGCGTGCGCGTGGGTCGCGGCGCCGGCCCCGAGCAGCTGTCGCGAGATGCTGCTGCACGCCTGCCGGAACGCCGGATTCACCCCGCGCATCGCCCACGAGTGCGGGGACCTGCGGTCCGGGCTGTGGCTCGTGGCCACCGGGCAGGCCGTGTCGATCCTGCCGAAGCTGCTGTGCGACGCCCCGCCGGCCGGCGTCGCCGTACGGGAGCTGCCGGGGCCGGGGCGGACGCTGGACGCGCTGGTCCGGGCGGGCACCGAGACCCAGCCGGCCGTCGCGGCCGCCCTGGCGGCACTCACCGCACTCACGTCGGCGGGCGCACCGGCCGGGTCGGGCGCGCCCACCGCCGCTAGCGGACGGTGA
- a CDS encoding DUF3017 domain-containing protein, whose product MQAESDAENAAGGGAARANGTPVAPVAPATPVVPAVGAGPGAQGGPGAQAGPDGSGAEAARSRRFPSITRDTARPEGSGRAVPGAVSTPARQWPMLSVLTATAVGLLTTALGHPRVGCLIIGVALIAASVMRRLLPSVGMLAVRSRFTDMITYGLLGVAITLLALVMPKPWLQIPFMEDVVRFTVR is encoded by the coding sequence GTGCAGGCTGAATCGGACGCGGAGAACGCGGCGGGCGGCGGCGCGGCCCGGGCGAACGGCACCCCCGTCGCACCGGTCGCACCCGCCACGCCGGTCGTCCCCGCCGTCGGGGCGGGCCCCGGCGCCCAGGGCGGTCCCGGCGCCCAGGCCGGTCCCGACGGGTCCGGGGCCGAGGCGGCCCGCTCCCGCCGCTTCCCCTCCATCACCCGGGACACCGCCCGCCCCGAGGGCAGCGGCCGTGCCGTGCCCGGGGCCGTGTCCACGCCGGCCCGTCAGTGGCCGATGCTCAGCGTGCTCACCGCGACCGCGGTCGGGCTGCTGACCACCGCGCTGGGGCACCCGCGGGTCGGCTGCCTGATCATCGGCGTCGCCCTGATCGCGGCCTCGGTGATGCGGCGCCTGCTGCCCTCGGTGGGCATGCTCGCGGTCCGCTCCCGCTTCACGGACATGATCACGTACGGGCTGCTGGGTGTGGCGATCACCCTGCTGGCACTGGTCATGCCCAAGCCGTGGCTGCAGATCCCGTTCATGGAGGACGTGGTGCGCTTCACCGTCCGCTAG
- a CDS encoding bifunctional methylenetetrahydrofolate dehydrogenase/methenyltetrahydrofolate cyclohydrolase → MTAQILDGKATAAAIKSELTARVAALKARGITPGLGTLLVGDDPGSRWYVNGKHKDCAEVGIASIQRELPDTASQEEIEAVVRELNANPECTGYIVQLPLPKGIDTNRVLELMDPLKDADGLHPMSLGRLVLNEPGPLPCTPYGIVELLRHHGVGINGAHVVVLGRGITVGRSIGLLLTRKSENATVTLCHTGTRDLSGLLRQADIIVAAAGVPHLVKPEDVRPGAAVLDVGVSRDGNGKIVGDVHPGVAEVAAWISPNPGGVGPMTRAQLLVNVVEAAERTTSAG, encoded by the coding sequence ATGACCGCCCAGATTCTCGATGGCAAGGCCACCGCCGCCGCGATCAAGTCCGAACTGACCGCCCGCGTGGCGGCCCTGAAGGCCCGGGGCATCACCCCCGGCCTCGGCACCCTGCTGGTCGGTGACGATCCGGGCAGCCGCTGGTACGTCAACGGCAAGCACAAGGACTGCGCCGAGGTCGGCATCGCCTCCATCCAGCGCGAACTGCCCGATACGGCCTCCCAGGAGGAGATCGAGGCGGTCGTACGGGAGCTCAACGCGAACCCGGAGTGCACCGGCTACATCGTCCAACTCCCGCTCCCCAAGGGCATCGACACCAACCGGGTCCTGGAGCTGATGGATCCGCTCAAGGACGCCGACGGCCTGCACCCCATGTCGCTGGGCCGGCTGGTCCTCAATGAGCCGGGCCCGCTGCCCTGTACCCCGTACGGGATCGTCGAACTGCTGCGCCACCACGGCGTCGGCATCAACGGCGCGCACGTCGTCGTCCTCGGCCGCGGGATCACCGTCGGGCGCTCCATCGGCCTGCTGCTGACCCGCAAGTCCGAGAACGCCACCGTGACGCTGTGCCACACCGGTACCCGCGACCTCTCCGGGCTGCTGCGCCAGGCGGACATCATCGTCGCGGCGGCCGGTGTCCCGCACCTGGTCAAGCCGGAGGACGTGCGTCCGGGCGCGGCCGTCCTCGATGTGGGCGTCAGCCGCGACGGGAACGGGAAGATCGTCGGCGATGTGCACCCCGGCGTGGCCGAGGTGGCCGCGTGGATCTCGCCGAACCCGGGCGGCGTCGGCCCGATGACCCGGGCCCAGCTGCTCGTCAATGTCGTCGAGGCGGCGGAACGGACCACCAGTGCAGGCTGA